A stretch of Pseudolysobacter antarcticus DNA encodes these proteins:
- the ispG gene encoding flavodoxin-dependent (E)-4-hydroxy-3-methylbut-2-enyl-diphosphate synthase, with translation MSENLLAARPMSRRSSVAVRIGAIRVGDAAPVVVQSMTNTDTADVIGTTKQVAELARVGSELVRLTVNTAEAAAAVPKIRERLDMMGVSVPLIGDFHYNGHQLLSAEPACAEALAKYRINPGNVGFGRKRDTQFSTIIEFALKYKKPVRIGANWGSLDQDLLARMMDENHLRTEPWDAGRVMREALIRSALDSAARAEELGMQRDQIILSCKVSGVQELIAVYRDLAARCDYALHLGLTEAGMGSKGIVASSAALAVLLQEGIGDTIRISLTPEPNESRTREVIVAQELLQTIGLRAFTPLVTACPGCGRTTSVFFQELAQSIQSHVREKMPEWRLQYDGVENLTLAVMGCIVNGPGESKHANIGISLPGTGEAPAAPVFIDGVKAMTLRGEHIAQEFVGVVEDYIARKFARASAS, from the coding sequence ATGAGTGAAAATCTTCTCGCCGCGCGACCGATGTCGCGGCGCTCCAGTGTGGCGGTGCGAATCGGCGCGATTCGTGTCGGCGACGCTGCCCCGGTCGTGGTGCAATCCATGACCAATACCGATACCGCCGATGTGATCGGTACCACCAAACAGGTGGCCGAACTTGCGCGAGTCGGTTCCGAACTCGTGCGCCTGACCGTCAATACCGCCGAAGCCGCCGCCGCCGTGCCGAAGATTCGCGAACGCCTCGACATGATGGGCGTGAGCGTGCCGCTGATCGGCGATTTTCATTACAACGGTCATCAGTTGCTGAGCGCCGAACCAGCCTGCGCCGAAGCGCTCGCGAAATATCGCATCAATCCCGGCAATGTCGGTTTTGGGCGCAAGCGCGATACACAGTTCTCGACGATCATCGAGTTCGCCCTCAAATACAAAAAGCCGGTGCGTATCGGCGCGAACTGGGGCAGCCTCGATCAGGATTTGCTCGCGCGCATGATGGACGAAAATCATCTGCGCACCGAGCCGTGGGACGCGGGCCGCGTGATGCGCGAGGCGCTGATCCGCTCGGCGCTGGATTCAGCTGCGCGTGCCGAAGAACTCGGCATGCAGCGCGATCAGATCATTCTGTCGTGCAAGGTTTCCGGCGTGCAGGAACTCATCGCCGTGTATCGCGATCTGGCCGCGCGTTGCGATTACGCCTTGCATCTTGGCCTGACCGAAGCCGGCATGGGCTCGAAAGGCATTGTCGCGTCGAGCGCCGCGTTGGCCGTGCTGCTGCAGGAAGGCATCGGCGACACCATCCGTATTTCACTCACGCCGGAGCCGAACGAATCGCGCACGCGCGAAGTGATCGTCGCGCAGGAGTTGCTGCAGACGATTGGCCTGCGCGCGTTCACGCCACTGGTCACGGCATGCCCAGGTTGCGGCCGCACTACCAGCGTGTTTTTCCAGGAACTCGCCCAGAGCATTCAGAGCCATGTGCGTGAAAAGATGCCGGAATGGCGCCTGCAATACGACGGTGTGGAAAATCTCACCTTGGCGGTGATGGGCTGCATTGTCAACGGCCCGGGCGAAAGCAAACACGCCAACATCGGCATTTCATTGCCGGGGACAGGCGAGGCGCCAGCCGCGCCGGTATTCATCGATGGCGTGAAGGCGATGACGTTGCGCGGCGAACACATCGCGCAAGAATTTGTCGGCGTGGTCGAGGATTATATCGCGCGCAAGTTTGCGCGAGCGAGCGCGAGCTGA